A single region of the Brachypodium distachyon strain Bd21 chromosome 3, Brachypodium_distachyon_v3.0, whole genome shotgun sequence genome encodes:
- the LOC100834226 gene encoding E3 ubiquitin-protein ligase PRT1 gives MASDDGSGSHLPEKKEEVAAGAGFDDLEDPRFQCCVCLELLYKPVVIGCGHMSCFWCVHKAMHFVRESHCAICRQPYNHFPSICQLLHHLLLKLEPVEYKKREKEVLEQEKSVDTYSPQIIEFLNSKDNNCENGEDGDSKLEDNISKTTPEVPVDNAINGHPKKIKLEDVSCARCKELLYQPAVLNCGHVYCMSCLPFLDDEALKCQVCGGLHPGGFPNVCLDLEHFLEEYFPEEYESRRRKLQFGITQCTPEGSSPGTFCTKESMNRPSKQETYLQQNRDLSNVHVGVGCDSCGVYPIQGKRYKCKDCTELVGFDLCDECYNTRSKLPGRFNQQHTPDHRMELDNTALYGSVLRFQRIPEEGLIAELAFIGPGGMVQVVDDHEMEDNSEDEQV, from the exons ATGGCCTCCGACGACGGCAGCGGGAGCCACctgccggagaagaaggaggaggtcgccgccggagctggCTTTGACGATCTGGAGGACCCGCGGTTCCAGTGCTGCGTATGCTT GGAGCTTCTTTATAAACCAGTTGTTATTG GATGTGGTCATATGTCATGTTTCTGGTGTGTCCATAAAGCTATGCATTTTGTCCGGGAATCCCATTGTGCCATATGCAGGCAACCTTATAATCATTTTCCAAGTATCTGTCAACTCCTCCATCATTTGCTTTTAAAGCTTGAACCTGTGGAAtacaaaaaaagggaaaaggaagTGCTCG AGCAAGAGAAGAGTGTGGATACATACTCTCCACAAATCATTGAGTTTTTAAACTCCAAGGACAATAACTGTG AAAATGGAGAAGACGGGGACAGCAAACTTGAAGATAACATTAGCAAAACTACTCCAGAAGTTCCAGTTGACAATGCTATCAACGGGCAcccaaagaaaataaagttaGAGGACGTGTCATGTGCTCGCTGTAAGGAGCTGTTGTATCAACCTGCTGTTCTTAATTGCGGTCATG TGTATTGTATGTCTTGTTTGCCTTTCTTGGATGATGAAGCACTGAAATGTCAAGTCTGTGGAGGTCTTCATCCCGGAGGTTTTCCCAATGTTTGTTTAGATCTCGAACATTTTCTGGAAGAATATTTTCCAGAAGAATACGAATCTAGACGCAGGAAACTTCAGTTTGGGATTACCCAATGCACTCCTGAAGGATCATCTCCAG GTACTTTTTGCACCAAAGAAAGCATGAATAGACCATCAAAACAGGAAACTTATCTACAGCAGAACAGAGACTTGTCAAATGTCCACGTTGGAGTTGGATGTGACTCATGCGGG GTCTATCCGATACAAGGCAAGCGATACAAATGCAAGGATTGCACAGAGTTAGTCGGGTTTGATCTTTGTGACGAATGTTACAACACCAGGTCAAAACTACCAGGCCGCTTTAATCAGCAGCATACCCCTGACCACAGGATGGAACTTGATAACACAGCACTCTACGGTTCGGTCCTGAGGTTCCAAAGGATACCCGAGGAAGGTCTGATCGCCGAGTTAGCATTTATTGGTCCTGGCGGTATGGTGCAGGTAGTTGACGATCATGAAATGGAGGACAATAGTGAGGACGAGCAGGTTTAG
- the LOC104583806 gene encoding auxin-responsive protein SAUR32: MKQQQQQEAARCHLLAGAASRHDAAEAEAPAVTKGCATIWVGASAEEKDRDQGDQELRRFAVPVALLGHPRILELLGEAREEYGYAHQGAVVVPCGAERFQEAVDAARADQRHRHHHHHHHFGGLPHQLAGCFRPSRVVA, translated from the coding sequence atgaagcagcagcagcagcaagaagcGGCGCGGTGCCATCTCCTGGCCGGGGCCGCCTCCCGCCACGAcgcggcggaggcagaggcgccggcggtcaccaAGGGTTGCGCGACGATCTGGGTCGGCGCGTCCGCGGAGGAGAAGGATCGCGATCAGGGGGATCAGGAGCTGCGGCGGTTCGCGGTGCCGGTGGCGCTGCTGGGGCACCCGCGGATCCTGGAGCTGCTcggggaggcgcgggaggAGTACGGGTACGCGCACCagggcgccgtcgtcgtcccctGCGGCGCCGAGCGCTTCCAGGAGGCGGTGGACGCGGCGAGGGCAGATCAACGGCACCggcatcaccaccaccaccaccacttcGGCGGCCTTCCTCACCAACTTGCCGGGTGCTTTAGGCCCTCGCGTGTTGTTGCTTAG